TACTAACTCCTGTAAATTCACTTAATTGATTGGATTTTTTTCCAGCCTACTTACCCAGTTGCAAGGAATCTTGCTGCCTTGACATGAGAAGGGTTCTCCAGCCATTTACTATATTTAATGAAACTCTGGATCCAGTAAGAGCACACGTCTAATACTAGTGGAATGGCTTCTAAATTTGGAGGAACTTCTTGTTTACTTTTGTGCCCAGTATTACGGATAAAATTAGCAGTAATGCCTGGATAAAAAGGAAGCCAGTCTAGCTCTTCACACACAACCTATCATGTAAAGATATTTCAGCTTTATGTGCCACATAAATGTGTCCTAATGACAATTTCTTCACAAGAATGCTAACCTCCACGTACAGTTGATAAGAACTTATTGATGCAAGTTGAGGATAATACAGTACACTGCCCCCAATTAGATACCTGTTTAGAATTCAAAATGAAAAGTTGGATACAATGGAGTGTATTATCAGTGTAGGCTAAGATCCAAAAACGAGGAACACAAAAATGCTTTACCTAATTAATTCTTCAATCAGCTCGTCAAGAGTATCAAATCCATTTTCAGAAAGAAAAGCCTTTGTGCTTCTTCCCAAAGCAATAAAGAAACCAAATATGGCCAGATCCTTTTCCAGAACCTGTAGGATGTATCAGCAATAAATATAGAAACTCAAGTGCGATGTACAAAATACATATTCAAGTGGGAAATGTGTAAGGCGAACGCCTCACCTAAAGGTATAGCAAAAATTATGCATTACAGCTTTTCTGCTTTTACTATGCCACAATCAATTTATCCTTGATAGGGGACTCATATTAGCCTCAATATTTCCTACAATATATTGATTAGTGGTCACACTTTCTCCAGGATAAGGCTCACAAACAATATTTATGCATCTGTCACCATTTCTCAGGACATTTTAAGAAGCGCCAAGTGAAGTGAAATGACTGTCCATGAGGTGTTCCACACGCTAACATATTGCATTACATTGACATACTCAAAATTTACCAGCCatatattaaaatcattttacatCCTTCTTTAACAGTACTAGCTACAAGAAAAACTTATAGCAAGTAATATTAGACTTGTGAATCAATGGAAtgtgtatacacacacacacacacacacacacacacatatatatatatacacacaatgTAACTTGCAGCGCACAGAAACTTACTATTTTGCTTGTTCTAGCTTATAAATGTACCACTATCAGGTCAATATTCATGAGTTGTGTCACTGAAAAATTCGAGTAAGAAATCAAATAAGTAAAAGAGCTTTGGTCTTACCTCGATACTCTCACTTGTGGTGAGTCTGGACCATATTCTCTCTCGATCTATAGCTCGTTGAAGCTGCTTTTGGACAAGACTCACCCAGAGTATAACCTCTTCAGTTCCTGATTCATTTTGTACTCTACATGCTGCAGCTCTGGGACCAAAATGGACAAGAAATTCTCTACGCAGACCAATAGGCTTCACGGAATGATAAGCCTGTCGGAGAGGAATAAATTCGACAAGCATGTCCATCAATCTTCCAAGTGTGTCTGGAACAAGAGACGAAAATTGTGTACACGACAGTTTTGCAGCACCAAGTTTCATAATCGCTGCAATGCAACTGAGTGCAAGCATAAGGAGTGATACATCACTTGCATTTCGAGGAGATAGAGATGTTTGCTTTCTGGTCCTGAACAAAGAGGAACCTATTTAAGCATCAATTAATACACAAATAGCTATGCAGAATATCAACGTATTCAATGTTCTTTCAGCAATTACATACTCTGCAGTAGCAGCAGCATATCGCAGATCCTTCTCAAAGTAATTCACAAAGGTGGTAACCACTGCTGGAATTTGCTCAGACCAAAACCAATCATAAGCTTCAGGTTGCTTGGCTAATAAACTATCTCTAATCAAGCTCTCCAAAGGAGCAGATTGCCTTGATAAACTTCATTAATGCAACAGTACATTAGATAATATGTTTCAAATCAAAATGACAGTAGAGAGGGAAATGGGCCCTCCAAGTCAAGCGCACTAAAAATGGAAAAGGATGAACCAACACAATAAAAATGTAGACAACAAAGTCTATTAGTCCTAGGGGCCAAGAGTTCACAATCAACGCAAGTTTATGATATCAATAGCCTCCCATGATGCCTAGATGACAGAATCGTCTAAGCAAAGGACGTGTCAAAGTACTTTTCAAGCTTCTATGCGCAAAATACTGATTCTAACTTCCATCACCAATAAAAAATCCATGAGCGACAAAATTAGCAATAGATAACATCTGGAAattggaaaaaaagaagaagagagaaataaatcaaatttttcAATCAAGTGACATTTATATTAGAGATAAAGAAGTTGGGAAAAGCAGTTCCAAACTTAAAAGTAATGAGAGAACATCGTACatttttaactaacttaatataagCATTATATATAATGATGGAACTAATTCAGCTAAATACATTTGCTGACATATACCAGAACCCCCAATAAAGCATTCATCTCTATGGTTGTGGGAGGTAAACGTCAACAATCATCTGATATCCTAGGACCAATACTAGATGATGCACAAGTAAAACAAGAACTCATAGCACTGAATATCTCTACTGCTCTAAGCAAAGGAAGAAACTTGATAaaggaatgaagaaaaaataggaCAAACTAATGAAAGATAAAAAACAAAACAGAATTCAGGTGTACTAGCTGAATGACAAGGAATTTCTCCTCAAATCCCCCTCATACTTAGAGACTGAAAGAATCCGTGAGTATCACTAGTCAGAGGCTGTCACTGAACTGGTGTCTATCAATGGACGGACATCATCCTGAGAAGAAGAAACTTAAAAGATGTTCAGATTAGATTATTCGGAATTCTCCTCCAATGGTAGGACAATTCATTTGTCAAGATTGGTATGGCACATCGTAGATCTGGATTCCAACACCAGTCAACTGATAtaagaaagttgaatttttatgTAGCAGGAATGACTCTCATCGATGTTATAAGTTGAAATTGGTTAAATGTTCATTCAAGATCCTAGCATTAAATAGTCAGAAATAGACTAGAGTTCAATGGTGTTAGGTGGTGAGATAGCTACAAGTGTACCACATAGAGAAATGTAAAactagtaatatttttttgagaaagtttACATTTACTTCTATATATCCACAGGTATACTACATCAAATTGTAGTTCCCCTCCAAAAATGTATACTTACATCAGCCCTAATATCTTCTAGTTACAGCCAGTcaataacattagaaacatcttCCGAATTTCCTTTTACTATGTGATGATGTATAAAGGATATAGGTGTTAGACATTTCTGATATCTCCCAAATTCTCAATTATTTCTCTCTTCTATCGCTTATTTCTCACCTGGTCTAAGAACTTTAATAAGTGTCTACGCGCTTTGAATTTACCAGCGACATCTGAGAAGAGAGTCAGAGACATCCTTTGACAGAAGGCAGCTGAGATGTTTAGCCAACATAGAGATGGAAAGAAATAGATTTCCCCAGCCTTTGTCAAATCAATTCTCATCCGCTCTTTTAATGGAATAGCGGAACGGGCAGAGTTGCGGCTATCAGGAAAGGGCGATAGCCTATGACTAAAAGATCCGACTATCTATGATTGAATAGGATCAGAATGACAATCGACGAGATGAGCCTAAGAAAGATTTCAAGTTCAGAGTAAGATGATTGGCATCCTCCACTTACGCAACGAAACTGAGTTGATGGAGTAGTCAGTGCACTTGAATTAATCTCTTTAGTATCGCTTTCCTCATCATTAAAGGCGCCGCAAGGCATTCGACTAGAAGGATTGGCTCTGACTATGGGTTGGAACTAGCTCTTGGCATGGATTCTTCTTTGATTGATGGAACGGGACAGAAGAGAACCAGAACCAGAACCATATCCTCAGACATCAGTCTTATCTTATCTATGTTGTTGCTGATCATAGTTGTACTGTATTAGATTAGTTGTCCGTCTCCCTTGCCATGTTAGAACAGTATGGTATGTAACAACACAACCTGAAAGGAAGTCATTCCTAATAGGAAGTTTCTAGCCATCTTTCTTGAGGAGCGAGAAAAGAGAGGAAATGGACTATCTGGTTTGGCCACTACATTTTATGAAAAGGTAGAGATGAATCCCCATCCGAAATATTATGTAGGCCGAAATACCAATAAAAAACTATGTTAGCCAAAACATTTGTTGGTTTTCTGCTGGTTTGGCCACTACATTATATAAAAAGGTAGAGATGAATCCCCATCCGAAATATTATGTAGGCCGAAATACCAATAAAAACTATGTTAGCCAAAACATTCTGTTGGTTTTCTGCTCCAATTATGACGATCGCACTCTCTGCAACAAACTactcaacaataaaaaaaattagcataGTTCTCAAGAGTTTGGCATATGATATGGACTGTTTTTACTTATTAAAGTACGATTCAGCATAGCACATGCTTGCTCGTCACGGATGCCGATCCGCTTGGTGGGTTGGTGCTCAATAGATATCAGCCACGGCCTACAGTGTTTGAGTCGTAACAGGCAGCAACATCAGTTATTTATCCCCAGCACAAACAAGTTTTGGCTATCAAAGTTGACTTGCCATTACCACTTTCAACCTACATATACTAAGAAGTTTATAGGTCTAAAATCTTTAATTTCGCCGCATCCTCCtttataatttaatagtaaTAAAAGGAGCATTAAACTCTTTTGTAAAAGTGCCCCTTTGATGAAAATGATTGAGAGCTCTCAGATGTTCTTCTTATAGTGCCTCTAAATACTGGAAGGTCACTAAGTAGAAACCTGATCGCGGAGGCTTTATTAGGAATTGTTCAAAAGCTGGGGACTCTTCCTATAGCTCCCAAAGGCATTCcaaattattctcttttataACCCAGAAATCCCAAAGGTTTAACCAGTGGCGCACAGTTCAGAAAACAGTGTATGCTTAGTCTGCCCCTACTTTACCCGTAACGATACATTCTTATAGAAATGATACGACATGTTGAAAACCACAAATTCTAATGGTAGTTAAAATATGTTATACATATTTAGCCTATATGCaaaaaagtttttctttcttacttaaCTCCTCACTCCCAATCAAACACTGCCATATAACACAGATGGAGATAGTATTTATTATGCATGGGATACTTAAGAGAAAAATGTTACTGAAAATATACacattttaagaaatttaaaatgagAAAGTATGCGAACGTTTTGACAATTATGATTAACTTTCTTGTAAATCAAATATGTTCGCTAAGTCCTAGTTCCAACAATACGTCATACTTCTACCTAgcaaacaaatcagaaaaatgGGGGTGCCTTTTGAGGAAAATGTTTCTCATCAAAAATGTATCCGCAGAAAATGGCATACCTTTGGTAGTAATTTTTTGGATCATTTCTAATATTTGGTAGGATATAAAAAGAAGTGACATATGATAATAGTACAAGACATAAGGGATGATGAAAGTGTACTATTGATATCTTTGAGTATTAAAGGCTGACCACAATACATAAATGTTAACtgaaacaaatgataaagtGAGAGTTGAGatatttgtaaagaaaaaaagattttcaTCCATATGTGAGCAAggtcatttttcttcttttgttggaAACCACTTAAAACTTGTAAAACACATTTTTCACAATTTAAGGtgaccaaataaagagaaattgGGAAAGTATTTTCCAGCAAATACAGCCTATTCCCTATATGTAGTCAAAATCATCAATTATGCACCACTAGTAAGATGCAACAAGTAGTAGGCTATGCTTCTGACTCTTGGTGCACAGTTTTTACATATTCCATTAAAGAGAGCAAAATGAATTACCTCCTCTGCGTGAAAATGTTGATATCATTATCTCTTTCATCTCCTCGACATAAAATCTCAATTGCTGCTTGCAGTAGAGAGTATACAGATGCCTGAAAAGAATAACAATGAGCTCCACCATATCAGAAAATAACATCAACACAGCACAAAAATGAGATCTCAACATAAAACTACTGGTAATGGACAGAATTATAAACCTTCAGGCTTCAATAGCCcagaaatcaaaatttcatggTAAGTACTTTCAAATTACCTTAGTGATTCTCACCATTAAAAGACCTGTTTTTCAAGTTTGTAATGGAGAAGAACACAATGCATCTAAACACTAACAAAACATGAAGAGCAAGAAGTACAAAATTGAAGACTTCAAAAGTTACAAACCTGATAAGATAGCTCCTTGATCCAAATAGTTCTATCACCGCCCAACCAGGCAGTTGAAAACCAGGATACCCTGGATAATGAGCCTTGTTGTCTAAGTCCTAGCTCAATTACTCTTGCAGCATCATGCAGCGATTGGACAAGTCCAGAACCATTATCTTCACCTTGCAGAGATATATCTAGTTTTAGTCTCATTTCCTCCATATCACTGCTTGTAGTTGGTCTGGAACTACCATTGACTGACACCCCATCCTCAGCAGAAGCAAAAGGCAAAAGGTGTAATATCCTCGATGTTCGAGGATTAAGATCACGATTTCCACCCTGTAACAAATAAAGTTTTTTGTGGCATCTCCTCCTTGTATTGCATTGATTGTATATCAGGTGATCCAAACCTACTATTTTTCTGCTGAAATAATAGTTCCTCGCTGCTTTAACTGAAGGACGTgaaatagaagaactgaaataaAAGTAACATCATCAGCCAAAGTTCATGTAACATTAGGAGAAATTAATATTGAAAGATCCAATACATCTAAGATATTGTGGAAACTCCATTTTAAGTAGTATACAAATCATTAACTAGGACTTTTTCTGCTAAACATTTACTAAATTAGTGATCAGCAATCCTCTGTATCAATTATCGACACAGTCTTTCAGGTCAGTTGTTATGGTCCCCTGATATGGATCTAGTTATGGGCGCTGcaatataaaaaatgttttcttcctACGACCTATGGTGCTGATCTGTTCAGAGAGAACCTGCAATCTCTTGAGTTTGAAGTAATGAATTCAAATAATTGAAATACAACACTGGTGGATTAACCACCCACCTAATAACAAGGAAATAACTTGCTACTACTACTGAAATGAGAAAGTGGAGGAATAACCTCCTAACTGCCAATAACTGCTACAGGAAAACAACTGTTACATAGAAAACaggaaaacataaataataggACTACTGATTTAATCAactttttgattaaattttccATGCATAAAACTGTTGGTAGACGAGAAGGTGCTAACATCAGTGTAAGAATCTTCAACTTTCAGATGTATTAATCATCAGACCTCATTGTTAATGTCAGGACACTACAAGTCAAGATGTCAGTCAGGATAAACGGCTGAAACTTCAAGcaaaaaaaatgacaattatTCAAGGATTTTATAAAGGCTTGCACAAAGCCAGTGCAAGAGAACATAACTACAAATGTGTAGATCCCCAGTTGTATTGCATCATCATCCTGTATAGTAACCAGGTTGCACCAAAAAGCTAGCAAAATAAGACATCTTTGTTAGGCTACGTAAGTTTCTCCACTGGCCGTCAAAGATTCTGTCATTTCTTTCAAGCCAAACAGTCCACCAAATGGCTTGAGGGATGGTATTCCAAGTCTTATGTGATTACTTGCACATCCCATCTTTGTTCCAACATTGCAATAGCTCACTAGGGGATTTTGGCATGGACCAGGACATGCGTAAGAATGATAAAAACATACTCCATAGCTGGTAGCAACTTTACAATGCAAGAAGAGGTGGTCAACATCTTCAAGTGCTCTTCACACAGGGACACCTACTACAAAGCTGAATTTTCCTCTTCTGAAGGTTGGAATGAGTGAGGCAAGCCTCTCTAGCCACAATCCAAGAGAAGCAGGAGACCTTCAAAGGTGCTTGCAGAGCCAATTTTTTTCCCAAGGCCAAAAAACATGTTACCTGATTCCAGCTTCTTGTAGCAGCCTCTGACTGTGAAGAGACCTTTAGATGCCCCTTCCATCTAATAGAATCAGCCTTGTTGCAGTCTAAAGCTATGTTGCTTAGCAGCTGAAGCAAAAGACATACTTGTTCTACTTCCCAATCATTACATACCTTCTTTGAGAGAGATTCCGCCCTTGTGTTGAAACAAATTCTGCAAGTAGTACATTGTGCTGAGTTGAAATCCTAAAAATATCCTGAGAATTGCTCAGAGGAGAGtgctccccccccccccccNNNNNNNNNNNNNNNNNNNNNNNNNNNNNNNNNNNNNNNNNNNNNNNNNNNNNNNNNNNNNNNNNNNNNNNNNNNNNNNNNNNNNNNNNNNNNNNNNNNNNNNNNNNNNNNNNNNNNNNNNNNNNNNNNNNNNNNNNNNNNNNNNNNNNNNNNNNNNNNNNNNNNNNNNNNNNNNNNNNNNNNNNNNNNNNNNNNNNNNNNNNNNNNNNNNNNNNNNNNNNNNNNNNNNNNNNNNNNNNNNNNNNNNNNNNNNNNNNNNNNNNNNNNNNNNNNNNNNNNNNNNNNNNNNNNNNNNNNNNNNNNNNNNNNNNNNNNNNNNNNNNNNNNNNNNNNNNNNNNNNNNNNNNNNNNNNNNNNNNNNNNNNNNNNNNNNNNNNNNNNCCCCCCCCCCTCTTCTCTTGTCTTTAATAACTGTATTCCATTTTACAAGGACAAAGGAGTGAACTTGTTTGTTACACTTCAAAACTGAGGACAGTGGCAACATACTGTAGGTAGGCAATGCACTAAGAGCATTGTTGATAATAGTGACTCTACCACCAAGAGAGAGGTATTGTCATTTCCAATTCGTCAACTTTTCTCCAGCTTTTCAAGAATGTTGTTCCAGATTGATAATGATTTGTATCGTGGAACTTCAGAATTAAACCCGTCATTCAAGATGTCATAAATTCGAAATCATCATTTCCGGAAACACTAATGCAGGGAAGTGCCACAAGTAGCTCGTAAACACTAGCCACGATCCAAATTAGGAATAGCAGATGGGAAGGTTAGGGAGTGAAGTGAAGAACGATCTAAGTTTGGGTGGTGCTTACTAGTCGACTCTTTATTTACCTTCTTTTTCTAGATAACTGAGAAATCTGCTTCGCCAACTTCGAAACTCAGCAGATAATGGCAAAAATACATCCATCCTCTACCGTGCTCCACTTAATAACAAACTCGGTTCACCAATCAGGATTCAACCCCGTAATATGTGCCGAACACATACCCCCCATTTGTACAACCAGTCAGGATTCATTTTCTTGAGCCCAGCATCCTTCGGAAACAGCCTCTCTGCTCCACGAAGTATGGGTAGAGATAAGGTCTGCGTACACCCCACCCTCCCTAGATCCCACTTGTGGGACcacactaggtatgttgttgtactACCTTTGCTATTGAACTTGAACCAAAGCCTAAGTGTAGCACTTATTAGCGAGACTGTAACAAGCAATTCTGTTTATTCCTAAGCTCATTATATCTCACCACTGGAGTAGACAAAGTAAGAAATTCATGTTTTCCTACAACTAAATGAGAGAGTGTGTTTGTTCAATCTCATGCTAAACGGATATAAGAAACATATATGCAGCAGAATTCAGAAATAAGTTTAGTAACTAATAAAATCCTGCTTTACAACAAAACCCTTCCATAATAGtcactcacacacacacaacgACCCTTACAAAACTAGCCCCTCTCATGTCAACTAACccaaaatgatataattttttttatgaccgTGGTGTCCGGGCCAGCTTACGCGCACGACCTATTTCCACGAGATACATTTCACCTCCCACCAGAAACAACAGATATCAGATAACTTTATCCACCAAGGCTATGACAGATTGAAAGAATCACTTGGTGTTTTTTTGTCTCTGCTAGGATTTGAACCTAAGACCTCACAACTTCATAAACCACTAGACTACACCCTTGGGTACGACTCAAAACGTTTTACCAGTACAAAAAATGGTAAGTTTTCCTCATCATCCAAATGTTACAgtaaatttgatgaattttgttCATAACAGCATTAAAGCAATCAGAATTTCTAGCTGTACAGAGCAACTTATTTGGTTAATTTAGGTTTCGAATCAAAAAATCCTACTTAAATGATTTACAGTTACAGCTTTTCGAATCAATTAACGATTCAACGTGATGATAATCAATCAATAGCTATAAAACTGAAGCAGATTATAGAGGATGAAAATCACCTAGATGAAGGAAGATTCTGATGGTGGAGCTTCAACGACATCAGcttcaaaagatgattttgaGTGTTCGAGAAGGGATATGTAATAGGATTAACTTTTTTATCAGAGAAATGAAAAATGGAAGCTGcaagcttttttttttgtaaatagaCGTGACACAAAGGGTTTATCCGTAGACGTGGGGAGACAATTCATCACATAATTCATATGTCTCCATAACTTCACATTTTATTATAGTGTTCTTTTGGGTACCCATCTTTGTTTcgtatttcatatttatgttgtaGCTCGATTAATATTTTAcgtatattatttaatttttattttataattaatatttatataaaaatttaattaattcaaatttgtatCAGATAATTCATTGTCCTTCGCAATGACTTATTAGTTTGGAGAGTAGTTATTCATACAAATGATGCGGGATATTTCTCAGTGCCTTTTGAGTCGAGTATGTCACATACGTCTTGTCCGGTGCGATTTGCAGGCGATTACACAGTGAAAGATTTACCCAGTATGCATAAAGTGCTTACCACATAGTGCACACCCGAAGGCAAAGACTGTGCAGAGATTTTGATAGATGCGAGATATCTTAAGgtgttaaaaaaaaactctatagAATTAAACTGCATCACATGTAAATAATAGAGTTTCATATTTTAAcgatcttattttattatatttatctatttaaCTCATTATTATTTTGGTGACATTTTAACTATTACCCGcttcatattaaaatattttgatattgagtagactatacacacaatcaattagaaataaaaattcattaacTCAACATTACGATGAATTTTAACAGGAAAGAAAGTAACAGTTTGGATAGATTATGAGAATGATGGTTAATTGTATTTTAACACGAGTATTGTATTTTAACACGAGTAGAGTAATAAATAACTTTACATTATTTACTAAGGAAAATGTATAAGTGGTCCCTCAAAATTTATGTTTGAAATTcgaaagacacacttatactatactaaggttctattacctctgaacttattttttaagtaattttctatccttttacgatctacgtggcactagcttgaaaaaaaaatcaatcggTGTTGGActcacaagatagtgccacgtaggccggaaagtgatagaaaattattaataaaataagttaagggcgtaataggactttagtatagtataagtgtgtctctgagatttcgagcataggttgaggggtacttgtgcattatagTATATCATTCCTATTTACTATAAAGTTTTTTTATCTCACAAAGTATTTTATATCTATACTAAA
The nucleotide sequence above comes from Solanum pennellii chromosome 9, SPENNV200. Encoded proteins:
- the LOC107031024 gene encoding uncharacterized protein LOC107031024 isoform X1; its protein translation is MSLKLHHQNLPSSSSSISRPSVKAARNYYFSRKIVGLDHLIYNQCNTRRRCHKKLYLLQGGNRDLNPRTSRILHLLPFASAEDGVSVNGSSRPTTSSDMEEMRLKLDISLQGEDNGSGLVQSLHDAARVIELGLRQQGSLSRVSWFSTAWLGGDRTIWIKELSYQASVYSLLQAAIEILCRGDERDNDINIFTQRSLSRQSAPLESLIRDSLLAKQPEAYDWFWSEQIPAVVTTFVNYFEKDLRYAAATAETRKQTSLSPRNASDVSLLMLALSCIAAIMKLGAAKLSCTQFSSLVPDTLGRLMDMLVEFIPLRQAYHSVKPIGLRREFLVHFGPRAAACRVQNESGTEEVILWVSLVQKQLQRAIDRERIWSRLTTSESIEVLEKDLAIFGFFIALGRSTKAFLSENGFDTLDELIEELIRYLIGGSVLYYPQLASISSYQLYVEVVCEELDWLPFYPGITANFIRNTGHKSKQEVPPNLEAIPLVLDVCSYWIQSFIKYSKWLENPSHVKAARFLATGHNKLKKCREDLGIEKTRVGAYSQIKKETDSFDKALESVEEALVRLEVLLQELHMSSASSQKEHLKAACSDLERIRRIKKEAEFLEVSFRTKAAFLQQEEDATMSTSSSGDKQQFSKRKDNKDGQNRSGNNRIQGLWSFVGRRPSKSADQASSTPNEIGDDGSKELSESTGVMDSKSTEVRRFELLRSELMELEKRVQRSADQYEYEEEESQKVDRTSTHPAGAERTQLVLQKKKESVIEKSLDKLKETSTDVWQGTQLLAIDVAAALGLLRRSIVGDELTEKEKQALRRTLTDLASVVPIGFLMLLPVTAVGHAAMLAGIRRYMPSLIPSTYGPDRLALLRQLEKVKEMGTEVNPTEKADE
- the LOC107031024 gene encoding uncharacterized protein LOC107031024 isoform X2 — translated: MSLKLHHQNLPSSSSSISRPSVKAARNYYFSRKIVGLDHLIYNQCNTRRRCHKKLYLLQGGNRDLNPRTSRILHLLPFASAEDGVSVNGSSRPTTSSDMEEMRLKLDISLQGEDNGSGLVQSLHDAARVIELGLRQQGSLSRVSWFSTAWLGGDRTIWIKELSYQASVYSLLQAAIEILCRGDERDNDINIFTQRSLSRQSAPLESLIRDSLLAKQPEAYDWFWSEQIPAVVTTFVNYFEKDLRYAAATAETRKQTSLSPRNASDVSLLMLALSCIAAIMKLGAAKLSCTQFSSLVPDTLGRLMDMLVEFIPLRQAYHSVKPIGLRREFLVHFGPRAAACRVQNESGTEEVILWVSLVQKQLQRAIDRERIWSRLTTSESIEVLEKDLAIFGFFIALGRSTKAFLSENGFDTLDELIEELIRYLIGGSVLYYPQLASISSYQLYVEVVCEELDWLPFYPGITANFIRNTGHKSKQEVPPNLEAIPLVLDVCSYWIQSFIKYSKWLENPSHVKAARFLATGHNKLKKCREDLGIEKTRVGAYSQIKKETDSFDKALESVEEALVRLEVLLQELHMSSASSQKEHLKAACSDLERIRRIKKEAEFLEVSFRTKAAFLQQEEDATMSTSSSGDKQQFSKRKDNKDGQNRSGNNRIQGLWSFVGRRPSKSADQASSTPNEIGDDGSKELSESTGVMDSKSTEVRRFELLRSELMELEKRVQRSADQYEYEEIAQSLEIAMQDSDAWSALM